The Dehalococcoidia bacterium genomic sequence TCCTCCTTCCAACAGAGTGGACCAGCCATCTCTTTTTGGCCATTCGCACAGTAGCAAATCTTGCGCAAGACAGGAACGAGTTTCGGGAAACTGATACCCGCGTTTGTGCGAGGTCAGAGCTGATTGCCGCGGGAATGCACTCCTCGGGCCGCGAGACCCCTTAGCGCATTCGACGCCAGAAAGAGTAGCGATGCTGCGGTCGCCCGGCTCGGGCAGCTAGCCGGCATCCTCCGCCAAGACCGCCCACCGCTCGAGCAGCGCCTCGATCTCGGCTTCGAGGCGCGCATGCTCCTCGAGCAGCTCAGCGGAGAGCGCGGGGTCGCGATAGGTCGCGGGATCAGCAAGGGCCGCCTCGACCTCTGCTTTGCGCTCCTCGCGCTCTTCAAGGGCGGCTTCGATCTGCGCGAGCGCTCGGGCGGCGCTGGCGGCGCTCCGCCTCGCCTTCCGAGCGACATCGCGGCCCGGCTGGAGCGCAAGCGGCGACGGCGCAGGCGAAGCGAGGGGGAGCGGCGCCCCAGCCGGTTCGGCACGCTTGCGCAGGTAAAACTGGTAGTCTCCGTCGTACAGGGTCGCTTTGCCGTCCGCGAGAGCAAGGATCTTGGTGGCGAGCCGGTCGACGAGATAACGGTCGTGCGAGACAAAGACGAGCGTTCCCGGGAAGGCAGCAAGCGCCGCCTGCAGCGCCTCACGCGCCGGAATATCGAGGTGGTTTGTGGGCTCGTCGAGGAGGAGAACATTGTACGGCCGAACAAGCAGCCGAGCGAGCGCGACGCGGTTCCGTTCTCCTCCCGAAAGAACGCGGATCTTCTTGAAGACCTCGTCGCCGCGGAAGAGAAAGCGGGCGAGCATGCTGCGCACCGCTCCTTCGCTCCAGTCGAGCGGCGCGACAGCGGTTACCGCATCGATCACGCGCATGTTTTCATCAAGCACGTCGGCGGCGTTCTGGGCAAAGTAGCCGACACGGACGTTCTGTCCCCAAGTGACGCTCCCGCTGTCAGGCTTCTCGAGGCGGGCGAGCAGCCGCAGCAGGGTCGACTTTCCCGCACCGTTCGGGCCGAGCAGCGCGAGCCGGTCGCCGCGCTCGACTAGGAATTCGACGTCGCGGAACACAACCGTCTCGCCATATGTCTTGCTGACGGCGCGCACGCGCAGCACGTCGCGGCCGCTCTGCGGCGCTTCGGCAAAGCGGAAGGCGGGGGGGCGTTCTTCCCGCGGCGCCTCGACAATCTTGAGTTTGGCGAGCTGCTTTTCGCGGCTCTGGACGAACGAGGCTTTCGAGGCGTTGGCGCGGAAGCGCTCGAGGGTTTCGCGCTGAGCAGCGAGATACTCCGCTTGGCGCCGCGCAGCGGCTTCCTGAGCGGCGAGCCGGCGCGCCTTCTCTTCGGCATAGTTGCGATACGAGCCGGGATAGGAAGTGATGACGTGGTTCTCCAGTTCAAGCGTGCGTGTCGTCACTCGGTCGAGAAAGTAGCGGTCGTGCGAGACGATCAGCGCGGTGCGCGGGCGGGAAGTCAGATACTCTTCGAGCCAATCGACAGCGGAGGCATCGAGATGGTTGGTCGGCTCATCGAGCAGCAGCAGCTCGTTGCGGCCAAGCAAGAGCCGGGCGAGAGCGATGCGTACCTGCCAGCCGCCGGAGAATGCGCTCACCGGCCGCTCCGCTTCATCGTCCGAGAAGCCGAGGCCGTGCAGCACCTTGCCGATCTCCGCCTCGGCGGTGTGTCCCTCGAGCCGGTCGAACGCCTCGTGGAGTTCGGCTTGGCGGTGAATAAGCGCCATCAAGGCAGGATCGTTCGGAGCGAGATGACGGAGGCGCTCCCCGATCTCTGCCAGCTCACGCTGCGTTGCAAGCAGTTCGTCGAAGACCTGCCACATCGCCTGGCGGACCGTCCAGTGGGGGTCGAGCCCCGTGTCTTGAGCGAGATAGCCAATCCGCCATCCGGGCGCGAGGATGACCTGTCCAGCGTCAGCCGGCAGCGCGCCGCGGATGATGTCGAGCAGGGTCGTTTTGCCCGCGCCGTTCGCGCCGACCAGCCCCACCCGCTCTCCGGGCCGGATCTCGAAGGAGACCTCCCGCAAGACGGTGCGGGCGCCGTAGCTTTTGGAAACTCGGACGACGCGAAGCATGCCAGTCCTCTGATGAACTCGCTCGGAGTATACCGTCTGCCTTGCTGTTCGGCGGGTGAAGCACTCGGCAGCAGGTCCGCAGTCCCATCATGGCACACCGTCATTGCGAGCGCCGGCCGCCGGCGCAGCGGACGCAGCACTCCCGCTCTTTCCCGCCCATTCCTCTAGGCGTGAGGACGCGGCGCCCGCCGGTCGGGATTGCCACGGCAGGCGCTGTGCGCCCGCCTCGCAATGACGGCTACCAAGTACGGCCCGCTCATCTCGCCGCTGCAAGCAGGCGGTCCATCCCCCAGCCAGCACGCGTCCGCGCCGCGCGCCGCTCGTCCCCCGCACGGGCAGGCTGGCCAATACGGGCCGTCATTGCGAGCGCCGGCCGCCCGCGCGGCAATCCTAGTCTTTCTGCCCACCCCTCGGAGCATCATGACGGCTACGGACGGGGGCGCAAAAGGCATCGTCTCCGCCGAGTGGAGTGCGACGAGCGCGCCCCGCTCCGAACATCGCCACTCGCGACGCCGGGCTTGGTGGGGTGCCCTCCATTGCCGCCGTCGCGAGGCGCGAGCGGCGCGGAGCAGGCCGGCTCATCCCGAGGTCGCGCCGTCCGACGAGGTGCCGACGGGGTCAGCGCGCAAGGCAAAGCGCCC encodes the following:
- a CDS encoding ABC-F family ATP-binding cassette domain-containing protein; this translates as MLRVVRVSKSYGARTVLREVSFEIRPGERVGLVGANGAGKTTLLDIIRGALPADAGQVILAPGWRIGYLAQDTGLDPHWTVRQAMWQVFDELLATQRELAEIGERLRHLAPNDPALMALIHRQAELHEAFDRLEGHTAEAEIGKVLHGLGFSDDEAERPVSAFSGGWQVRIALARLLLGRNELLLLDEPTNHLDASAVDWLEEYLTSRPRTALIVSHDRYFLDRVTTRTLELENHVITSYPGSYRNYAEEKARRLAAQEAAARRQAEYLAAQRETLERFRANASKASFVQSREKQLAKLKIVEAPREERPPAFRFAEAPQSGRDVLRVRAVSKTYGETVVFRDVEFLVERGDRLALLGPNGAGKSTLLRLLARLEKPDSGSVTWGQNVRVGYFAQNAADVLDENMRVIDAVTAVAPLDWSEGAVRSMLARFLFRGDEVFKKIRVLSGGERNRVALARLLVRPYNVLLLDEPTNHLDIPAREALQAALAAFPGTLVFVSHDRYLVDRLATKILALADGKATLYDGDYQFYLRKRAEPAGAPLPLASPAPSPLALQPGRDVARKARRSAASAARALAQIEAALEEREERKAEVEAALADPATYRDPALSAELLEEHARLEAEIEALLERWAVLAEDAG